In one Pyxidicoccus xibeiensis genomic region, the following are encoded:
- a CDS encoding fatty acid desaturase family protein, protein MERTHPNADKDLLARTRPFAAQDVARTGWNIAATLGALVVAVAIAAAAPWWPLRVVGTFLEALVLVRSFILYHDYMHGALLPGSRVTRLLFQVQGMLLLTPARIWNDTHNHHHANTARIAASAAGTFTTWTTDTWRKASRWQRLAYVVERHPVTFLFGYVTAFLLGLCVVPFLQDPRRYWTSGVAVLLHVALSVAVWSFFGPGIYLTAFLGPLVVGYALGVYLFYSQHNFPDVEIRRDEQWTHAGAALEASSYLACGPVMAWFTGNIGYHHVHHLNPRIPFYRLPEAMAALPELQHPHVTRLRLPDVLACLRQNLWDPEQGRMVPYSGA, encoded by the coding sequence ATGGAACGGACCCACCCCAACGCCGACAAGGACCTGCTCGCCCGGACCCGCCCCTTCGCCGCGCAGGACGTGGCGCGGACGGGCTGGAACATCGCGGCGACACTCGGCGCGCTGGTCGTCGCGGTCGCCATCGCCGCCGCCGCACCCTGGTGGCCCCTGAGAGTCGTGGGCACGTTCCTGGAGGCGCTCGTGCTCGTGCGCTCCTTCATCCTGTACCACGACTACATGCACGGGGCGCTGCTGCCAGGCTCGCGCGTCACGCGGCTGCTCTTCCAGGTCCAGGGCATGCTGCTGCTCACGCCCGCGCGCATCTGGAACGACACGCACAACCACCACCACGCCAACACCGCGCGCATCGCCGCCTCCGCCGCGGGCACCTTCACCACGTGGACCACCGACACCTGGCGCAAGGCCTCACGCTGGCAGCGCCTCGCGTACGTCGTCGAGCGCCACCCGGTGACGTTCCTGTTCGGCTACGTCACCGCGTTCCTGCTGGGCCTGTGCGTGGTTCCGTTCCTCCAGGACCCGCGCCGGTACTGGACCTCCGGGGTCGCGGTGCTGCTGCACGTCGCGCTGTCGGTGGCCGTCTGGAGCTTCTTCGGGCCAGGCATCTACCTCACCGCGTTCCTGGGGCCCCTCGTCGTGGGCTACGCCCTGGGCGTCTACCTCTTCTATTCGCAGCACAACTTCCCCGACGTGGAGATTCGCCGGGACGAGCAGTGGACGCATGCGGGCGCGGCGCTGGAAGCGTCGAGCTACCTGGCCTGCGGGCCGGTGATGGCGTGGTTCACCGGCAACATCGGATACCACCACGTCCACCACCTGAACCCGCGCATCCCCTTCTACCGGCTGCCTGAGGCCATGGCCGCGCTCCCGGAGCTGCAGCACCCGCATGTCACGAGGCTGCGGCTTCCGGACGTGCTCGCGTGCCTGCGTCAGAACCTGTGGGACCCGGAGCAGGGACGGATGGTCCCCTACTCCGGAGCCTGA
- a CDS encoding Calx-beta domain-containing protein, producing the protein MKPLTTREVELLRSQGNEVRQVRPNRIALERMNALRRARGERELAMSTAAAVGEEVVGPGLRAPSSELASFSVLPSHVDNSVLDSFPPIRSQGSIGSCVAWATTYYQLSHTVALQYGWDAKHGTDNTRLFSPKWSYNFINNGVDAGSYISSAYNLLERHGATTWATIPYDSNYTSWPVDPAVWRGALPFRTNPVQYVTQVGTPEGMQRVKELLANGYVLVYGTYINSWQSMAIKNDPSTPEDDAFAGKAVAYWQNGFNGSHAMTIVGYDDTVWADINKNNVVDPGEKGALRIANSWGTGWNEGGFTWLAYDALRSVSAVTGGPSTGRVPAFQANLVYHLTVRPNYTPKLVAEVKVSHLRRNQLSLALGISEVGFGMPAATFQDAVAWGGEGGGFLLGEGEQDGGRGDSTGEQDAGQGGGSDAGTGGGRDAGVDPTVWSLTAIGYTGGPRAFNGSTQTAVDATFVLDFTDLLPAVLAEKRFLVRMTDTVVGDPAVLRSFRIVDVAKGDLAIASLDAPLTVDGATGHAHVDYTLVNRPPVITSATPAGRVKLGPAGSVQLAVLATDAEGQPLSYAWSVDGAPVGGNASSFTYAPAVVGTHSVRVAVSDGVGGVALQHWNVALNSRPLANSPSATLTEDFSKAFALTAFDADGDALTWTVVDPPAHGTLSGALPSPLYRPEANYAGTDSFTFQAHDGMESSPLAVATMTMTPVNDVPTVRIVSPAHGSSFAAPATVSFEVAASDVEGPVARVELYQGATKLGEDSAAPFTFQLDGLVAATYVISAKAYDASGAVSTASSIYVYVHSPTVSVAASDATGAEPGTDTGRFTISRSGGVAGQVLTVGYVLTGTATSGADFTPLSGSVTMAAGVNAVSVDVRPVDDAAVEGRETVVLTVTPDPTYKLGSTASGTVTLLDNEQPVVTVTASDSLGAEPGTDTVRFSVARTGPTTSALTVGYALSGTAAGTDYVALPGMVTIPAGSASANVVLTAVDDALVEGKETIILTLLEDATYQVHTSASATASLLDDEQPVVTVTASDAEAAEPSNPGAFTVTRTGPTQAPLTVVFAVSGSASVTSDYQALGTTVVIPAGAASAVLEVRPTDDVLVEAKEGITVTLAADAAYQLATSTSAAVNLFDDEKPELRITATDSAAGEANANGGLFSVTAIPAPKADLSISFTVTGTATQGTDYGALTAPLTVPAGATSVGLSVSPIDDAVKEGSETVVVTLTATAGYTVGTSGATVSVADND; encoded by the coding sequence ATGAAGCCGCTGACGACCCGGGAGGTCGAGCTGCTTCGTTCGCAGGGCAATGAGGTCCGTCAGGTGCGGCCGAACCGCATCGCGCTGGAGCGCATGAACGCGCTGAGGCGTGCGAGGGGAGAGCGGGAGCTGGCGATGTCCACCGCCGCGGCGGTGGGCGAGGAGGTCGTCGGCCCGGGCCTGCGCGCACCGTCGTCCGAGCTCGCCTCGTTCTCCGTGCTGCCGTCGCATGTCGACAACAGCGTCCTGGACTCCTTCCCGCCCATCCGCAGCCAGGGGTCGATTGGCTCCTGCGTCGCGTGGGCCACGACGTACTACCAGCTCAGCCACACCGTCGCGCTCCAGTACGGCTGGGACGCGAAGCACGGCACCGACAACACGCGGCTGTTCTCTCCGAAGTGGAGCTACAACTTCATCAACAATGGCGTGGACGCGGGGAGCTACATCTCCAGCGCCTACAACCTGCTCGAGCGCCATGGCGCGACGACGTGGGCGACCATCCCCTACGACTCCAACTACACGTCCTGGCCGGTGGACCCGGCGGTGTGGCGCGGCGCCCTCCCGTTCCGGACGAACCCGGTCCAGTACGTCACCCAGGTGGGCACTCCGGAGGGCATGCAGCGGGTGAAGGAGCTGCTGGCCAATGGCTACGTCCTCGTCTACGGGACGTACATCAACTCGTGGCAGAGCATGGCCATCAAGAACGACCCGTCCACGCCGGAGGATGACGCGTTCGCGGGGAAGGCGGTCGCCTACTGGCAGAACGGCTTCAACGGCTCCCATGCGATGACCATCGTCGGGTACGACGACACGGTCTGGGCCGACATCAACAAGAACAACGTGGTGGACCCTGGAGAGAAGGGCGCGCTGCGTATCGCCAACTCGTGGGGCACGGGCTGGAACGAAGGGGGCTTCACCTGGCTGGCCTACGACGCGCTGCGCTCGGTGTCGGCCGTCACCGGAGGCCCGAGCACGGGCCGTGTGCCGGCCTTCCAGGCCAACCTCGTCTACCACCTCACCGTGCGCCCCAACTACACGCCGAAGCTCGTGGCGGAAGTGAAGGTGAGCCACCTGCGCCGCAACCAGCTCTCGCTCGCCCTGGGAATCTCCGAGGTAGGGTTCGGCATGCCGGCGGCGACGTTCCAGGACGCAGTGGCCTGGGGCGGCGAGGGCGGCGGGTTCCTGCTGGGAGAGGGCGAGCAGGACGGGGGCCGTGGTGACTCGACGGGCGAGCAGGACGCGGGGCAGGGTGGAGGGAGCGACGCGGGGACGGGCGGAGGGCGTGACGCGGGGGTGGACCCGACGGTCTGGAGCTTGACGGCCATCGGGTACACCGGTGGGCCGAGGGCCTTCAATGGCTCCACCCAGACGGCCGTGGATGCCACGTTCGTGCTCGACTTCACGGACCTGCTGCCCGCCGTGCTGGCGGAGAAGCGCTTCCTCGTGCGGATGACGGACACCGTGGTGGGAGACCCCGCCGTGCTGAGGTCGTTCCGCATCGTGGATGTCGCGAAGGGGGACCTCGCCATCGCCAGCCTGGATGCGCCGCTCACCGTGGATGGCGCGACAGGCCACGCCCATGTCGACTACACCCTGGTGAACCGTCCCCCCGTCATCACCAGCGCGACTCCCGCGGGCCGGGTCAAGCTGGGGCCGGCGGGCTCGGTGCAGCTGGCGGTCCTGGCGACGGACGCCGAGGGGCAGCCGCTGTCCTACGCGTGGAGCGTGGATGGCGCGCCTGTCGGGGGCAATGCCTCCTCGTTCACCTATGCGCCGGCGGTGGTGGGGACGCACTCGGTGCGGGTCGCCGTGTCGGACGGTGTCGGGGGCGTGGCGCTCCAGCACTGGAACGTGGCCCTTAACTCGCGGCCGCTCGCGAACAGCCCGAGCGCCACGCTGACCGAAGACTTTTCCAAGGCGTTCGCGCTCACCGCCTTCGACGCCGATGGGGACGCGCTGACGTGGACGGTGGTGGACCCGCCCGCGCACGGCACGCTCTCGGGTGCGCTGCCGAGCCCGCTCTACCGGCCGGAGGCGAACTACGCCGGGACGGACAGCTTCACGTTCCAGGCGCATGACGGCATGGAGAGCTCGCCGCTGGCCGTCGCCACGATGACCATGACGCCCGTGAACGACGTGCCGACGGTGCGTATCGTCTCTCCGGCCCACGGCTCGAGCTTCGCCGCTCCCGCGACGGTGAGCTTCGAGGTGGCGGCGTCCGACGTGGAGGGCCCCGTTGCGCGCGTCGAGCTGTACCAGGGCGCCACGAAGCTGGGCGAGGACAGCGCGGCGCCCTTCACGTTCCAGCTCGACGGGCTGGTGGCCGCGACCTACGTCATCTCCGCGAAGGCGTACGACGCCAGCGGCGCCGTCAGCACGGCGTCGTCCATCTATGTCTACGTCCACTCGCCCACGGTGAGCGTCGCTGCCTCGGACGCGACGGGCGCCGAGCCGGGAACGGACACCGGCCGCTTCACGATTTCCCGTTCGGGCGGTGTGGCCGGCCAGGTGCTGACGGTGGGGTATGTCCTCACGGGGACGGCCACCTCCGGCGCCGACTTCACCCCGCTCTCGGGCTCGGTGACGATGGCGGCGGGTGTGAACGCCGTGAGCGTCGACGTCCGGCCCGTGGATGACGCGGCCGTGGAGGGCAGGGAGACGGTGGTGCTGACCGTCACGCCGGACCCGACCTACAAGCTGGGAAGCACGGCGAGTGGGACGGTGACGCTGCTGGACAACGAGCAGCCGGTGGTGACGGTGACGGCGTCGGACTCCCTCGGCGCCGAGCCGGGCACCGACACGGTGCGGTTCTCGGTGGCCCGGACCGGGCCGACGACCTCGGCGCTCACCGTCGGGTACGCCCTGTCCGGAACGGCGGCGGGGACGGACTACGTCGCGCTGCCGGGCATGGTGACGATTCCGGCCGGCTCGGCCTCCGCGAACGTGGTGCTCACCGCGGTGGATGACGCCCTCGTCGAGGGCAAGGAGACCATCATCCTGACGCTGCTGGAGGACGCGACGTATCAGGTGCACACCAGCGCCTCGGCGACCGCGTCGCTGCTGGACGACGAGCAGCCCGTGGTCACCGTCACGGCGAGTGACGCGGAAGCCGCCGAGCCCTCGAACCCGGGGGCGTTCACGGTGACCCGCACCGGACCGACGCAGGCGCCGCTCACGGTGGTGTTCGCGGTGAGCGGGAGCGCGTCAGTCACGAGCGACTACCAGGCCCTCGGGACCACGGTGGTCATCCCGGCGGGGGCGGCCTCGGCGGTGCTGGAGGTGCGGCCCACCGATGATGTGCTCGTGGAGGCCAAGGAGGGCATCACCGTCACGCTGGCGGCGGATGCCGCGTACCAGCTCGCCACGAGCACCTCGGCCGCGGTGAATCTCTTCGACGACGAGAAGCCGGAGCTGCGCATCACCGCGACGGATTCCGCCGCGGGCGAGGCCAATGCCAACGGCGGCCTCTTCTCGGTGACGGCCATCCCCGCGCCGAAGGCGGACCTCTCCATCTCCTTCACGGTGACGGGGACCGCCACCCAGGGCACTGACTATGGGGCGCTCACCGCGCCGCTGACCGTTCCGGCCGGGGCCACGTCGGTGGGGCTGTCCGTGTCGCCCATCGACGATGCGGTGAAGGAGGGGAGCGAGACGGTCGTGGTGACGCTCACGGCGACTGCTGGCTACACGGTGGGAACGTCGGGCGCGACGGTGTCGGTCGCGGACAACGACTGA
- a CDS encoding helix-turn-helix transcriptional regulator gives MTWDLALPLRPLLEGQELFVGEWTCKGLHTARWREQTRYHEVDLLRTGAHLRTLGRREHVVDATTAALQSPDDEYWMTAPTLRPQVGTLILLRGGLAEELVPRLRARVCHLSSHAARLHFQLMRATDPLAREEAALAVVHRVVADSRAAPEERSGGSAPAWRQLAEELQHLMATRFHERLTLETMAAEVGASPFHASRVFRAVTGETLHRHLTRVRLRAGLFELQHAAGRLIDVALAVGFSSHSHFTSAFRREYGCAPSALVHLHAQGAVADRRR, from the coding sequence ATGACCTGGGACCTGGCCCTACCGCTGCGCCCCCTCTTGGAAGGGCAGGAGCTCTTCGTGGGCGAGTGGACCTGCAAGGGCCTGCACACGGCCCGGTGGCGCGAGCAGACCCGCTACCACGAGGTGGACCTCCTGCGGACGGGGGCGCACCTGCGCACGCTCGGGCGTCGCGAGCACGTGGTGGACGCGACCACCGCCGCGCTCCAATCTCCGGACGACGAGTACTGGATGACCGCGCCCACCCTGCGGCCTCAGGTAGGCACGCTCATCCTGCTCCGGGGTGGGCTCGCCGAGGAGCTGGTTCCCCGCCTTCGGGCGCGGGTCTGTCACCTCTCGTCCCATGCCGCGCGCTTGCACTTCCAGCTCATGCGGGCCACGGACCCGCTCGCTCGCGAAGAGGCGGCGCTGGCCGTGGTGCACCGCGTGGTCGCGGACTCGCGGGCGGCCCCGGAGGAGCGGAGTGGCGGCAGCGCCCCCGCGTGGCGCCAGCTCGCCGAGGAGCTTCAGCACCTCATGGCCACGCGCTTCCACGAGCGGCTCACGCTGGAGACGATGGCCGCCGAGGTGGGCGCATCTCCCTTCCACGCAAGCCGCGTCTTCCGTGCGGTGACGGGGGAGACGCTGCACCGGCACCTCACCCGCGTGCGGCTGCGCGCCGGCCTCTTCGAGCTCCAGCACGCCGCGGGCCGCCTCATCGATGTCGCGCTGGCGGTGGGCTTCTCCTCGCACAGCCACTTCACCAGTGCCTTCCGGCGCGAGTACGGCTGCGCGCCCTCGGCGCTCGTCCACCTCCACGCCCAGGGCGCTGTCGCCGACCGACGCCGCTAG
- a CDS encoding transformer-2 protein homolog alpha/beta → MRTVLPGLLLILAACAHAPASAPAVPVESVPARPEDVSTIDGLMDAFYAVVNVAPEEPRQWARDRTLFAPWIRFVAIGPTVQVFDHHAFVEDTEPLLRAGFRERELRRIVRRYGNIAQVESSYETFMGRDASQRSRGVNYVQLYFDGHRWWVTSAVWQKEDAANPIPPQLLPSDER, encoded by the coding sequence ATGCGAACCGTCCTTCCTGGCCTCCTGCTCATCCTGGCCGCGTGTGCCCATGCGCCCGCCAGTGCCCCCGCCGTCCCCGTCGAGTCCGTCCCCGCGCGCCCGGAGGACGTGAGCACCATCGACGGTCTGATGGACGCCTTCTATGCGGTGGTCAACGTCGCGCCGGAGGAACCCCGGCAGTGGGCCCGCGACAGGACCCTCTTCGCCCCCTGGATTCGCTTCGTGGCGATTGGCCCGACGGTGCAGGTCTTCGACCACCATGCCTTCGTGGAGGACACGGAGCCGCTGCTGCGCGCGGGCTTCCGTGAGCGGGAGCTGCGCCGCATCGTGCGTAGGTACGGAAACATCGCGCAGGTCGAGTCCTCCTACGAGACCTTCATGGGCCGGGACGCAAGCCAGCGCTCGCGAGGCGTCAACTACGTGCAACTGTACTTCGATGGGCATCGCTGGTGGGTGACGAGCGCGGTGTGGCAGAAGGAGGACGCCGCGAACCCGATTCCCCCGCAGCTGCTACCCTCGGACGAGCGATGA
- a CDS encoding ArsR/SmtB family transcription factor: MANHQAALDGVFYALSDATRRAVIQRLGQGPATVSELSKPFDMALPSFMKHLRVLEANDLIHSTKTGRLRTCQVNPKRLRAAESWMAEQRALWEARSDRLEDLVTKLHQKEKSR, translated from the coding sequence ATGGCTAACCATCAAGCCGCGCTGGATGGCGTCTTCTACGCGCTGTCCGACGCCACCCGGCGCGCCGTCATCCAGCGGCTCGGCCAGGGCCCCGCCACCGTGAGCGAGCTGAGCAAGCCTTTCGACATGGCCTTGCCGTCGTTCATGAAGCACCTGCGGGTGCTCGAAGCGAACGACCTCATCCACTCCACCAAGACGGGGCGACTGCGGACCTGCCAGGTCAACCCGAAGCGACTTCGCGCCGCCGAGTCGTGGATGGCGGAGCAGCGAGCCCTCTGGGAGGCCCGGTCCGATCGCCTGGAGGACCTGGTCACCAAGCTTCACCAAAAGGAGAAATCACGATGA
- a CDS encoding SRPBCC domain-containing protein gives MTRTFNPELDLTLSRIIKAPRLTTWRAFAEPALFEQWWIPAPMKMKVIEMALRPGGALHTDMLTAPGTQEPHLRACYLDVTEGREVVFTTALAGGWRPVTEFFLSLTAILTLEDHPQGTRYTAHVMHSDAAARQKHVDLGFEQGWGTVANQLVSFAEQLATSRPA, from the coding sequence ATGACCCGCACCTTCAATCCCGAGCTCGACCTCACCCTCTCCCGCATCATCAAGGCGCCTCGCCTCACCACCTGGCGCGCCTTCGCCGAGCCCGCGCTCTTCGAGCAGTGGTGGATACCGGCGCCGATGAAGATGAAGGTCATCGAGATGGCGCTCCGTCCGGGGGGCGCGTTGCACACCGACATGCTGACCGCGCCGGGAACGCAGGAGCCGCACCTGCGTGCCTGCTACCTCGACGTCACCGAGGGGCGTGAAGTCGTGTTCACCACCGCGCTGGCCGGGGGATGGCGACCGGTGACGGAGTTCTTCCTCAGCCTCACCGCCATCCTCACGCTGGAAGACCACCCGCAGGGCACCCGCTACACGGCGCACGTGATGCACAGCGATGCGGCCGCCCGTCAGAAGCACGTGGACCTGGGCTTCGAGCAGGGCTGGGGCACGGTCGCCAATCAGCTCGTGTCCTTCGCGGAGCAGCTGGCGACGAGTCGGCCAGCTTGA
- a CDS encoding TrmB family transcriptional regulator: MNADEGLVALGFTEVEARVYCELLKGAPATGYRLAQALGKAPPNVYQALASLEHKGAVLVEEGEPRSFRPVPPEEVLTALQRGFEQRKLAAGEALRKLHTPVQDDRIYHLKSLAQVMERARTMVAGAAELVLFDLFPPPFASLAPVLSEASARRVAVAGLVYAEHPAVPFVCVRSSDADFVRERWPGAQLTLVVDAREFLVALLTPDGAGVRQAIWSDSVYLSCLQHSGLSAEVRLHAPPSARARLSRSFSLVGSSPPGLRHLVGQPAVPPKRGDTR; encoded by the coding sequence ATGAACGCGGACGAGGGGCTGGTCGCCCTGGGCTTCACCGAGGTGGAGGCGCGGGTGTACTGCGAGCTGCTCAAGGGGGCTCCGGCCACCGGGTATCGGCTCGCGCAGGCGCTGGGGAAGGCGCCGCCGAACGTCTACCAGGCGCTCGCCTCGCTCGAGCACAAGGGGGCGGTGCTCGTCGAGGAGGGGGAGCCCCGCTCCTTCCGGCCGGTCCCACCGGAAGAGGTGCTCACCGCGCTCCAGCGGGGCTTCGAGCAGCGCAAGCTCGCGGCAGGGGAGGCGCTGCGCAAGCTGCACACCCCCGTGCAGGACGACCGCATCTACCACCTCAAGAGCCTCGCCCAGGTGATGGAGCGCGCGCGGACGATGGTGGCCGGCGCGGCGGAGCTGGTGCTCTTCGACCTCTTTCCGCCTCCCTTCGCGTCCCTGGCCCCGGTGCTGTCGGAGGCGAGTGCGCGGCGCGTGGCGGTCGCGGGGCTCGTCTACGCCGAGCACCCCGCGGTGCCCTTCGTGTGCGTGCGCTCGTCGGACGCGGACTTCGTGCGTGAGCGCTGGCCGGGCGCGCAGCTGACGCTCGTCGTCGATGCACGTGAGTTCCTGGTGGCGCTGCTCACGCCGGATGGAGCGGGCGTCAGGCAGGCCATCTGGAGCGACAGCGTCTATCTCTCCTGCCTGCAGCACAGCGGGCTGTCCGCGGAGGTCCGGCTGCACGCGCCGCCGTCCGCACGGGCCCGGCTGTCGCGGTCCTTCTCCCTGGTGGGCTCGAGCCCGCCCGGCCTGCGCCACCTCGTGGGCCAGCCCGCCGTTCCCCCCAAGCGCGGAGACACCCGATGA
- a CDS encoding retropepsin-like aspartic protease, whose protein sequence is MKRLTPVLLALVLVLVPGSGRTEALEQLIARHLAWRGGEAYSRLESVHVKGRLAMSGMQGTKESWSHRDGRLREDTDLGVLRGSRAIIPTGSWMLNPSGQVEDAAPTDARDARHRVALDFGAALRGEGGAKRGLQPREERDGRAWEVVRVTFGDEDRYDLFLDGDTGALHGVRIREDNDTRFVRLGDWRQVKGVRLPFLEEELTDSPDSDSRLVVETLEVNVPLPASLFERPVGALRVSFAEGRHSTGFIPFEFFNENRVYIPARVNGRQTQVLLDSGAEMTVVDAGHARELGLKTQGQLTAVGSGGQAQAQLASGVDIVIGDLRLSGLTVAVIDLAEVARQIGHPLPIILGKEAFNPLVVDVDFPNRRVAFHEASRFKAPPGAVRLPLVESTNGHRAVHISIEGRPAIPVLFDVGNAGALSLFPSYWQQARLLEGRRTSKTLSGAVGGLRERDVATLKHIRVAGFTLKDVPTVFDDAGQSVSASDRYLGNLGLAVLGRFRMMTDYANDTLLLVPDARALRTPFLKDRSGLIAIPSEGRLEVKLVAPGSPAAAAGWRAGEEIVAIDGQKIGPGYAGTELARWRYRPAGQTVALTLKDGSERRLTLKDYY, encoded by the coding sequence ATGAAGCGGCTCACCCCGGTCCTGCTGGCCCTCGTCCTCGTGCTCGTCCCCGGCTCCGGCCGCACGGAGGCGCTGGAGCAGCTCATCGCGCGGCACCTCGCCTGGCGAGGCGGGGAGGCGTACTCACGCCTGGAGAGCGTCCACGTCAAGGGCCGGCTGGCCATGAGCGGGATGCAGGGCACCAAGGAGTCCTGGAGTCATCGGGACGGGCGCCTGCGCGAGGACACGGACCTCGGCGTGCTGCGCGGCTCGCGGGCCATCATCCCCACGGGCAGCTGGATGCTGAACCCGAGCGGCCAGGTGGAGGACGCCGCGCCCACCGACGCGAGGGATGCGCGGCACCGGGTGGCGCTCGACTTCGGGGCGGCGCTGCGAGGGGAGGGCGGCGCGAAGCGGGGGCTCCAGCCCCGTGAGGAGCGGGACGGCCGCGCGTGGGAGGTGGTGCGGGTCACCTTCGGCGACGAGGACCGCTACGACCTGTTCCTGGACGGCGACACCGGGGCGCTGCATGGCGTGCGCATCCGCGAGGACAACGACACGCGCTTCGTGCGGCTGGGGGACTGGCGCCAGGTGAAGGGGGTGCGCCTGCCCTTCCTGGAGGAGGAGCTCACCGACAGCCCGGATTCCGACTCCCGGCTGGTGGTGGAGACGCTGGAGGTGAACGTGCCGCTGCCCGCCTCGCTCTTCGAGCGGCCCGTGGGGGCCCTCCGGGTGAGCTTCGCGGAGGGGCGGCACAGCACCGGCTTCATCCCCTTCGAGTTCTTCAACGAGAACCGCGTCTACATCCCGGCCCGGGTGAATGGCCGGCAGACGCAGGTGCTGCTGGACAGCGGGGCGGAGATGACGGTGGTCGACGCCGGCCATGCCCGCGAGCTGGGGCTGAAGACGCAGGGACAGCTCACGGCGGTGGGCAGTGGCGGCCAGGCGCAGGCGCAGCTGGCCAGCGGCGTGGACATCGTCATCGGCGACCTGCGGCTGAGCGGGCTGACGGTCGCCGTCATCGACCTGGCCGAGGTGGCACGGCAGATTGGCCACCCCCTGCCAATCATCCTGGGCAAGGAGGCCTTCAACCCGCTCGTCGTGGACGTGGACTTTCCCAACCGGCGGGTCGCCTTCCACGAAGCCTCGCGCTTCAAGGCGCCGCCGGGGGCGGTGCGCCTCCCCCTGGTGGAGTCGACGAACGGGCACCGCGCGGTCCACATCTCCATCGAGGGCCGCCCTGCCATTCCCGTGCTCTTCGACGTGGGCAATGCCGGAGCGCTCTCGCTCTTCCCCTCGTACTGGCAGCAGGCGCGGCTGCTGGAGGGACGGCGCACCTCCAAGACGCTGTCCGGCGCGGTGGGCGGGCTGCGTGAGCGCGACGTGGCGACGCTGAAGCACATCCGCGTCGCGGGCTTCACCCTGAAGGACGTGCCCACGGTGTTCGACGACGCGGGCCAAAGCGTCTCGGCATCGGACCGCTACCTCGGCAACCTCGGACTGGCCGTCCTCGGTCGCTTCCGGATGATGACCGACTATGCGAACGACACGCTGCTGCTCGTCCCCGATGCCCGTGCCCTGCGCACGCCGTTCCTCAAGGACCGCTCCGGGCTCATCGCCATCCCGTCGGAGGGGCGGCTCGAGGTGAAGCTGGTGGCGCCCGGCAGTCCCGCGGCCGCCGCGGGCTGGCGGGCGGGCGAGGAGATTGTCGCCATCGATGGTCAGAAGATTGGCCCCGGCTACGCGGGCACGGAGCTCGCGCGCTGGCGCTACCGCCCCGCCGGGCAGACGGTGGCGCTCACGCTGAAGGACGGCAGCGAGCGCAGGCTCACGCTGAAGGACTATTACTAG